The region CATGGAAGAGGATGCCGCATCGCGGACATCCTCCTTTTTTTCATCAAAACATTGGGTTTTCCTCGAGATGCCGGTAAATATTTTCGACGAGCTGCTCGGGCGTTTCGCCGCTGACAAACTCGCCGTTGACGAGCGCAAACAGCGTTTCCGCGCAGCGTGTGCAATAGCTTAAGCAACTGTATTCAATGATGTCCAAGTTCGGATCCTTTTCCAACATTTCCATTGCTTTGTACGACCCGCTCGCTAAGTTGCTGATGCAAAATTCGATGATTGGCAATATCATGTGCGGTTCACCTTCCTGCTTCCCATCGTAGCGGTTTTCCGGCGCGGCGTCAATGAACATGCTCGTTTGATCGAGGAAGCGGAAAAATTATTGTTCTTTTGTCACAATTTCGTTATACTTTTTTATGGCATTGTCGGCTTTAGAAACTCGACAAAAGGGGATTTTTCACGATGAGACAACTTGTATTGCTT is a window of Geobacillus kaustophilus DNA encoding:
- a CDS encoding YuzB family protein, translating into MILPIIEFCISNLASGSYKAMEMLEKDPNLDIIEYSCLSYCTRCAETLFALVNGEFVSGETPEQLVENIYRHLEENPMF